In the uncultured Methanolobus sp. genome, one interval contains:
- a CDS encoding GAF domain-containing protein gives MALYITIYVFFFPSQKYANRPESKFDGETGILERKHVKADSVIYIGKEANNIVEQALDVKKAQEFVKEEAVRLTDSKLGYLAFMNADETDLIMHSWSETAMNECAISDKEFIYPVKDTGLWGEAVRQRKAIINNDYEAFSLQKKGYPEEHVKLTRHMNVPIFDGEHIVAVVGVGNKDEDYDESDVRQLTLLMQGMWKLIQRKQLIGALSKYSEELLKANTKLRSVNMIKAEFIEEYMNNGHELLHSFDILDDETLNLLDDSQKEAISKLLNNSERLKLLIDAVLYSDLQRSGRIEYSFGTGKYRKCSF, from the coding sequence ATGGCATTGTATATAACGATCTATGTTTTCTTTTTTCCTTCGCAAAAATATGCCAATCGTCCCGAATCAAAGTTTGATGGGGAAACAGGAATACTGGAAAGAAAGCATGTCAAAGCCGATTCTGTTATCTATATTGGCAAGGAAGCCAATAATATTGTTGAGCAGGCTCTTGATGTGAAGAAGGCTCAGGAGTTTGTCAAAGAAGAGGCAGTCAGACTTACAGACAGCAAACTTGGATATCTTGCATTCATGAATGCTGATGAGACTGACCTGATAATGCATTCCTGGTCTGAAACAGCAATGAATGAGTGTGCCATAAGTGATAAAGAGTTCATTTATCCTGTTAAGGATACCGGATTATGGGGAGAAGCCGTCAGGCAAAGGAAAGCCATCATAAACAATGATTATGAAGCTTTCAGTCTCCAGAAAAAAGGTTATCCTGAAGAACATGTCAAATTGACAAGACACATGAATGTTCCTATATTTGATGGCGAGCACATAGTCGCGGTTGTCGGTGTTGGGAACAAGGATGAAGACTATGATGAATCCGATGTTCGCCAGCTAACTCTCCTGATGCAGGGTATGTGGAAACTTATTCAGAGAAAACAATTGATAGGTGCATTAAGTAAGTACTCTGAAGAACTGCTTAAAGCTAATACGAAGCTTCGGTCTGTTAATATGATAAAAGCCGAATTCATTGAAGAATACATGAATAACGGACATGAACTTTTGCATAGTTTTGATATTCTTGATGATGAAACACTGAATCTTCTGGATGACTCTCAAAAAGAGGCAATTTCCAAACTGCTGAATAACTCTGAAAGATTAAAGCTGTTGATTGATGCAGTATTATATAGTGATTTGCAGCGTTCAGGCAGGATAGAGTATTCGTTTGGGACCGGTAAGTATCGAAAATGTTCCTTCTGA